A stretch of DNA from Telopea speciosissima isolate NSW1024214 ecotype Mountain lineage chromosome 5, Tspe_v1, whole genome shotgun sequence:
AATCTGTTGTTAAATTGAAATTCTGACCTTGAGAATGGAACAGATATGAGGGGATCAAAGAGGAGTGGTTGGATGGTGTTAAAGGAGAGGCAGGTGGGTtgtagaaagaagaggaagaagaagaagaagaagaagaagaagtagtgggaaccctaaatcgatttagggttttcatgtttggaggagaagaatgggaataagggtaaaatggtacttAAAATAACTCATTAAAGtagaagggtaaaatggtcttttaCTAACACCATGAGATATTAGGGGGTTTTTTGAAATAGTAAAACtagggggtgcatgtaatttgctcaaataaaaattatttattcaaataagggaaaaagaactctgtctacgagtgtggcctacgccaataCTCTCAtttgtctatctttctcctcctcaaaacaagggggtagaggtgtcttttcatattggGTGgggagagagactcatgggagtactggcataggccacactcccggatagagttctttttcccttatttgaataaataattttaatttgatATTATTACGtgaatctcatttttttttggtagaatacaTGAATCTCTTTTACGGGCTTATAACATTGTTCTGTGGGTTTTCATCCAAAACAGTTCTTGACCTAGGGATAgggaaaaaatcctctgcaatgcaTTGATCTGGCGGTGCACTACAATGTggaatttggctctcctctagCCACTAcgggagttggaggatccagcccaaccAAAATAGAGGTGTTTGGGTCTTTTCACAGGTGGACCCCCCTTATGAAATgatcaaacccccccccccccccccgttttggctgggctggatcctccaacttCTACCAtggctggatcctccaacttCTACCATGGCTGGAGGAAATCCAGATCTTGCAGTGTGGGCTTGAGAGCTAAACACGTGGACCGGTGTGACATCGATCGTGTCGAGCTCgagaacaaagaaagaaagaaaaaaaactgggtcAGTCAATCTCACAGCATTGGATGAAGCATCATCCACCtgtcgagctctcaagcccGCATTGCACAATGTACCATCAGATCGGTGCAATGCAAAAGATTTTAatccatggagaagaagagtgtgggtcccatttgttaaaaaaaacaagagaaaatttcacgtacctcccTTAAGGTTTGACCTAATTATATTTTCACCCGTGAGCTTTGGAAAATTTAATTCAAACCGTGAGTGAAAGTGGGGAGACCCATGGTTCTCCAGCCATGGGTGGATTAGATAAGTATGAAGGGCGGATAATCCTCTgctcttgccacacatccattaTACAaggggtttttgacaaatgccccccttgaaaatgcccatttgtccaaatggttccttacaatttttttaattgcaaactccccctactttcaaaactttgtagcactttggtccatgCCGTTAGTTTGGAACGTTACATGTTAGTTTTAGgatatctaatgaccaaaacaccctttcgataaaaacccaccaaaatttataaataaaatgatcaaaatgccctcatcttctccaaatgctttagggtttgaaactgaaaatcaaaccataaaccatttggggaagatgaaccctaaatcaaacctccaaaattgaagttgcagtGAAGAAATTTGTGGGTTAGGGTGTATTTATCGACATGGAGATTATCTCTAAGAGCACATCCATATAACATGTTCAGTTCCAATCTAACTAAAACTCCACATGCGATCCATTCGATATCTCTAGCCATCTAAGCCAGCCTCATCTCATCATATCGCACGTGGTATTACAGCTGGGCGTATCATTGTCGAACTCAACTTGTTCATATCATATGCGGTGCTCAGGATGGGCATAGATTGACTAGTTCACTTCAATCTTGTAAAATATATATTCTTCAACTGGAGAACCCTAAAGAATAACAACGAACTACCAATTCcgataataataaacaaaacgGGTGTAAGATTGGAGAGCTTTCACCGCAATTGAATTGGAATAAATGTTGGGACTTGATCTGGACTCGATCCACCGAACACTTATCAGAATCCAACCGTGCCCAAGACTCCCAAGTTCAAATCGTTGGTATGGGGTCCTATTTTGCAGTCATATATACGTATCGCGTTTGTGTATGATGTAAATCTAAAAAGActaaaagatagagaagagaggtATGTTGGGTGTGACATCCATCGTTTTCGTCACTAGGACAAACAATAATTGGTGACCCTAACAAATAACGACTAACGGCAGCTCTTTCTTCactgcaacttcaattttggaggtttgattttagggttcatcttccccaaatgatttagggtttgattttcagtttcaaaccctaaaccatttggagaagatgagagcatccattttgatcattttcttttcaaattttggtgggttttttttattagaagggcattttggtcattggATACCCTAAAACTAAAATCTAACGCTCCAAACTAACGATTTTCCATTTTTAAAACAAACCATGCTTATTAGTTCTTCTTACATGATCGATCACTACTTAATTTAAGCGGTACTATTTATATGTCAGCCCTACCTCCTGTCAGCCCTACTACCTCCGCAATGGACTTCCCTAGTGGTTACTCTCTCGACTTTGTTGATTTCAGTCCTGCCTCAATGGAATTCTTCCCCAGTGGCTACTCATTTGAACCCGACGAAGAACAACTCATCCTGGACTACCTAAACAAAAAAGTCGCAGAACCGAGTTTGAGAGTCTCTTCTTTTATCAAAGAAGTTGACATCTACTCTTTTCATCCAACCGAGTTTCTTGCATTCACAGGTATGCTTCTAACCCTAACTaatcttcctttttcttttttttcttttttttcttctcgcaGTTAATATGtggggtttatatatatatatatatatctgcaGATGATTGCAGCCGCAAGAATTATTACTTTTTCACacagaggaagaggaagcatCAACAGGGCTCATCTAGGGCAAGTCGACAAGCTAAAGATGGATCCGTGTGGAAAGCTACTAGCGGACAACAGCCTGTCAATGATTCCAAATCTAATACACCTATTGGTCTTAAGACAACTCTTGTCTATTTTGAGAATAAAAATGGAATCAAGGCTAAAACCAattggatcatgcatgaattccAAACTCTTCTGGAAACACCCAATAAATGCATCCAGGTAATTAATTatcatatatataattaattagggtttaattagggtttcataAATGCATGACATAATTAGGTTTTTTTACTTTTGGTACGTGTGTGTGTGTCATAAAATACAGCATTAATtgtttttcatttattatttaacATGAATGAATAATGAAATGGATATACGTTTATGCATTTCAGGTGTATGACTGGGTAATATGTAGAATACATGAGATCAAGAAGCAAGTGAAGCACTCGTCATCCTTGCCATCATTTTGTCCTTGTCCACCCCCTTGTGTCTGGACGCAGCTTGCATCTTTGGCACCGAGAACGTACGTACATttggccttttcttttttcttttttcatgctctataatgggagaatgttctctgggcGATTGGGCCGCAGTGTAggctgcgcccaagcacatgggcctaccactcaaggggcagggtgatcattgcgccgACCCCCATGTGCCCGGACGCAGCTGtgctgcgacacagagaacaacaccccctctttaattaattaaactaaagaagaaatttctagggttttgaatatgaaTTGGCCTAAGTTGGAAGAGTCAAAAATGGGATTGATAATGGCGGATTCCGATATGAATTTTGGCCGATTCACCGATTCGATTctcgatttttaaaaccatactTAGTTCTTCTTCGATCAGTACTTAATTAGTTTCACTATTTTATATGTCAGGGCTGTATCGTCAATGGACTTCTTCCCTAGTGGTTTGTCATTTCAACCCAATGATGAACAACTCATCCTGGATTACCTACACAAAAAGGTCGCAGAACCGGGTTTCAGAGTTTCTTGTATCAAAGAAGTTGATATGTACAAATTTCACCCAAGAGAGCTCATCATAGGTTTGCTTTAATTCACTATTTTTCAGAGTTTCactattttacattttttttttttttctttctttgtttcttttaataaaaatataaatatatataattaatatgCATAtggggtttatatatatatgcagaTGGTTGCACAAGCAAGAACCATTATTTTTTCACacagaggaagaggaagcatCAACAGGGCTCATCTAGGGCAAGTCGACAAGCCAAAGATGGATCAGTGTGGAAGGCTACGAGTGGACAAAAGCCTTTCAAGGATtccaaatcaaataaaactatTGGTCTTAAGACAACTCTTGTCTATATTGAGAAGAACAAACAAGGAATCAAGGCTAAAACCAactggatcatgcatgaattccAAACTCTTCTTCAAGAAACACCTACTACTACAACCAACAAGGTAACTAACTGGGTAgtttaaacaattaaaatatctccttaatttatgattattttttttttcatttaaattttCTTCTAATTATAATTTAACATGAATGAATTAATAATCTAACGTATATTAATTTCTGCATTTCAGTTGTATGACTGGGTAATATGTAGAATACATGAGAGGGTGCAGAAGAAAGCTGCTCAACACCAAGAGAATGAAGTTCTTATAACtattgatgatgaagaagatggagtGCAGGTAGAAGACATTAATGATCAATATGGTTTCAACAGTTCTATGGATGGATGTTTAGgggaaaggaaggaagatgaAGATCACGGAAAACagattgcagaattttatgaaGTTCTCAATGCAAACATCAGCTCGGAACAGTATATGTCATTGggacttgaagaagaagatggtgaagTTGGTCATGGTTTGAACAATTCTATGGATGGATGCATAGGGGAAAGGAAAGAACAAGATGAAGTTCATCAGAAAGAGCTCGAAGAACTACATCAACTTCTCGATGTTTATATGGAAAATCTTATGCCCTCCGATTTCATGCAATTACCCTGTTGAGAGGATGGTAGCTAGTGTGCATCTTGAGGTGGGATTTGACTCAAACAATAAGAACCCCATCTTGTCTGAATGGACGGACCGCCTATCTGTCTTGTGATTCCTcgagcttttggttaggagctgagaccaagttttggcatgacataaaaaaaaaataataataataagtaagagttgaattccttggagctagacagggcattccgcctcaggaagcgaggtgacttgatcgacactccttgggaTAAAACTTCTGAAAAggaactctagcatcactatccttgtggatatatgtaagaaacaaagctaccaagtaactcaggtgtcttgtgtagtgaccctgcatggcatttgaggaacagtagtggagtaacaaatggagttcagagttgaaagaaaaagagaagagaaagaaagagttgaattccttagagctagacagggcactccgcctcaggaagcgaggtgacttgatcgacactctTTGGGATAAAACTTTTGAAAAggaactctagcatcactatccttgtggatatatgtaagaagcaaagctaccaagtaactcgggtgtcttgtgtagtgaccctacatggcatttgaggaacagtagtggagtaataAATGGAGTTCagagttgaaacaaaaaaaaaacagagaagagaaagaaagaaatgtcattgccttggtgtAATTGTATGGTCAAAAATGCTCAAGCCTAAGTCCTTGGTTCCCTTGACatcatgagtggtcttaccttcGTGAGACGGTGTTTGGAATATATGAGGAGATTCCCTAATTAAGATGCATACTTGTTGCTAGACTCAATGTTGGGTAATAAGACCTTAAGTCTGAGGGTACCTTAGATTAAGCTTTTTATTTTGGTCTTGTCctctgctgatggcaatgccgaaggtggaggATAAAGGCTTTTTTGAAATTTCTGTTTTGTCgtctgggtatgcctagacgttAATCCTGTACATTTGactttttataaataaataatataatttttaCTGACATTTAGCGGAAAAAAATTGTATTGAGTTTGAGTGTCTTGTTTTGGTCTTGTCCTCTGCACTTTTTCTTTCCATTGGTTGGTTTTGTGGGTTACAACACTTTTTCTTTCAATGATTGGAGGGAAACGATTTGAATGCAACTGAGCCTTCCAATCCTCATTCAACATGGTTACTGTCTTTAAATAGTCTACTTCTTTTGGATCAACCAACAAACTGTTCTCTCCATCTTTCCATCCTATCAACTTCGACCACATTAACAACCATGTCAGTAGCTATTGTAAATTTGGATGCATTATTATTTCTAATGTTAAATTCATAATATTTAATTCTCAGATTCACTAGAAAATGTTATTAGCTTCAGTAGTGGTGTTTGGCAAGATTTTACAATGCAGATTGCTTTAGGTCAGCCTTGGGTTGTTCTTCAGACTGGTCTGTTAAATCTCCCATGTTTGGGCCTACATGATTTACCATTGCATGGGCCTGAGTGGCAATATTCTGGCCCAATAAATTACTTTGTAGTTTGTACTTTTCTGTAGGCTTGGGCTGAACAAGTTCAGTCTTATAGTGGGCATAGGCCAAATCAAAACATATGCTTGACAATATAGACTGTTCAGTCCAGTTTTGATAGGGGAACACATGGGCCGGCCCATAAAGTATTTTGGGCCTATGTAAAACATAACTTTTAGCCATTGCCATCAGTTAATGTTGGCCATCTGATGTTTGCATGCTTCTAGATACAGCCAACATGATTGTGGGCCAGGTTTGATTATTCAAGTTCAAGAAATTTGAACCAATAAcgcaaataaaaacaaaaggagaagagtATGGGGTTTACCTTAGGTGGGCCTCCATAGAATTGGTGCAATATAGCTTGGCACTATCAACTAATTGATAGTATCTGAGAAATCCATTTGCAAATCTCTTGTGGGACTTCAATTGTGATTTCACCCTCGTTGCTCTTCCCATTAGAATAGCTCTCGCAAGTACCCATTGTTATCCCTTTACTCATGTTTCTATTAGAAACAGCCATTCTCTGTTGGTCAAATGcagtgttgttgtcattgttggcaacataTTTGGTCATATTGAAGTTGTGGCAGTACACTTTGGTGATTTGGCCGAGCTGGAATGGTTAAACAGGCTTCTACAAAGTAACAAGGGCAGTCTGGTCCTTTGGTAGAGTTACAGTGGCATCCAAGCGTGGATGGTGACACTAGGCAATATATTGGGTCCCTAAGAAGCGTTTGGCAAAGGctcgaagcagcaggtgaaggcttCGTACAtcaaaagttgtgatttcataggaTCGCACATTGGGGTCCACTTTGAAGCTATTTTTTGAAGTCCTAGTGGCAGAATTGGCTGAAGCACTCTTCACAAGAAATGTAGTTCGTTGAATCGTGGTTACAATGCAACTGGTTTCGTGTCATTTCAATGTCGGATGAGAAAGTAATAGATGTTTTTGTGTCGTCACATGAAAACAGAGCGAGAATCTGGAGAAGGGCGTTTTTCCCATACTTAGACAAAATTTTGGCTTAAATTTAAGAAGCAGTTCTTTGAAAGTGgatcaccatttttttttattaaatttacaGAATATTTTGGGCCATTGGATTGGATTCTAGTGGTTAGATTCCGTTTGGAAGACGCAAAAAGACCAAGGCGAACATGACACTGGCACTAGCACTCCTATTGGTTGGTGCCCAAGGATTTGTATACCAGCACACCAACTTATCAAGCCTTCGTTGGTGTTATGCAGGccccgtttggttgcaaggggaattaaagggaagggaaggaaaattttcaaacctaaaaaagaaagttttgtgatcattaccccatgtgagtgtataaactacttaatttTCTTACCATGTAtagtaaagatacattttacatgtaatatttattttacattttaaagcAAAGGGAATTGGagcaaagtaaagtggaatttagTAACcgaatatggaatgatttggagttattgaTATTGTCATatggtgtcacatggggtaatgattataaaaattccttttttaagtatgaaaatttcccttcccttctctttaattctccttgcaaccaaacggagcctgcAGAAGTGTTTGGGTGTAAAAGCACTTATATAACTCTGTTTTCACGGGCAATTGATCTCTGCTTGGTTGTATAGGGTTCTTTTTTCCCTATATTCTTAAAAGTCCTTTAAGCTGAGGGTGTTTTAAAAGGGTTTcgaaataatataataatgtgAGACACCTAGTCAAAAACGAGAAGTGatgttggggtattttaggaagtttatttttattttcttcatgcaTGGCATGTCCAATAACTaactttggggattaagtaaatattttcaaaattaaaactaatgATTAATACAGTTGGAAAATCGGGGGTCAagttaaaattttggaaaatttggtTAAGAGTCATGTAGACTAGGTCAAGGTAAAAAATGACGAAATTGGGTCATAAATCGTTCaagtcaaataagacttggtatttttatCGGAGTCGTGACAAATTTGACGAGTTCagtcaatttttaaaaaaccataaaactGGTTCACTAAGAatttgagttgagtaaaataataaattcgtattctaaaacagtaagaaaccctcaactcttcgacttccttctcttgttcaatggtataaactcaaaatgcattgatatgtgattcattattttatctggttttttcccatatttatttctgtatttttcttcttcttcttcttcttttttcactaatttatacatatttattgtattaaaaattttaaaaatgtgACTCCCCTTGAccgggtttgacaaggccgaaTCACCAGGTTTTTCTAAAAGAGGAGTCGAATCAAAAAgcttggttttccaactatgagtaatgaatgtaaaacaaatttaaaacctacttatcttgtaattaattttcttatctaagtggatctaagaaatttcccCTTTAAAAAATAAGTGGAAAATGAAATCGGTATCTATATTTTTTAATACACATGTGAAATCACAGTACTAcccttattgaaaaaaaaacgtTGTATGTCCAACTAAAAcgacaaaaaaataaggttacaaatcaaaagaaatacataaaaaataaataaaaatatataaaaactacccttgaagcgtTGAAGTGTCTGGGCTCAGTTTACATATCCTTTGATGGCCGGAATTATCGCCGGAAAGCACCGAAAGCCACTTCAAGTGTGGTTGCCCCGAATGGCAAGAGTTgtgaacaaggggtatttgagTAATTTTATATGTCTATGGGAGCATGATCTGGGGATGTCTCTGGCATGGATGGACAGAGGGGAGAACGAGCTTCACGATGATAGTTTGTTCATGAATTTTTTCTATCTTTAAACCATCCAAATGGCctgctatttataggaaaaaatctaTTCGAGGAAATGACTGAATGAGCCCTGGGGTATTGATGGCAAGGAACCAAAGGCTGATGGGCTggctgggcttgcgtgtgcctaggccgGAGCAGCCTTATCTTGGGTCAGGCAAGTGGGCATGGGGccatgtgtggctcagcctaaatggtggggtttGTCCCCTGCCTACAGTTCAGCTGGGCTTGGTCaaactgggttgacccggttccggtcaactcagtttgccccactttttttgtttttttaagtttacataaaccatttaaagattccattttaaaggtccacgttcaaatgctaatatctccAAAATcgaatggccgattttgacgcgcGACATATCGCCGTGAAGGTCTCAATATGTATTTTCCATCTGCGTGGCAGATATGGCTGGATTTTGCCTAAAAGTGGCACGGATATTgaggaaagcacataaatggtgtttcacaccgatcaaggtccaaatgatatcGGAATCACATGAAATTTTACAtataagcacaatatgaccaaataaagttatccaaatggttttagGTCACATTGGGTGGCTCGGGTACTAAGAACAGTgataggggcaaaatggtcattttcataaaagttatttgatttggccaaaacttttcatgaaagcttaatatgaccaactgaggtcatccaaagtgtttcggactaaatcgggtggtctaGATACTGAGAAAAGTACCAGGGGCAAAACgatcattttcataaaagttaccCGATTTGACTGAAACTTTAcatgaaagcttaatatgaccaaatgaggtcatccaaagtatttcggactaaattgggtggtccagatGCCGAGAACCGtgctaggggcaaaatggtcatttttaaaaaaagtgaCCGAATTGGCCAAAACTTTACAttaaagcttaatatgaccaaataagttcatccaaagtgttttgggcCAAATTAGGCGGTCTAGATACCGAGAACCAGGCCAGGGGGAAAACAGTCATTTTGACAAAAGGtgtcagattggagtgaaatttcacatgtgggcttaaaatggttaaataaggctATCCTAGGGATTTGGGTTCTACTTGGGACAAGTATACTATTGTAGTCGCCTTCATGGTAATGCTATCTTTCATGGTTTCAAGGATAGCATGCTTTATGACCTTCAGGCATTTTTTATTGGCAGTGTCCCACTTCTCATGGTCAGTCTTCTCAACTTGGGTACTGGGTGAG
This window harbors:
- the LOC122663144 gene encoding NAC transcription factor NAM-B2-like → MDFPSGYSLDFVDFSPASMEFFPSGYSFEPDEEQLILDYLNKKVAEPSLRVSSFIKEVDIYSFHPTEFLAFTDDCSRKNYYFFTQRKRKHQQGSSRASRQAKDGSVWKATSGQQPVNDSKSNTPIGLKTTLVYFENKNGIKAKTNWIMHEFQTLLETPNKCIQRKRKHQQGSSRASRQAKDGSVWKATSGQKPFKDSKSNKTIGLKTTLVYIEKNKQGIKAKTNWIMHEFQTLLQETPTTTTNKLYDWVICRIHERVQKKAAQHQENEVLITIDDEEDGVQVEDINDQYGFNSSMDGCLGERKEDEDHGKQIAEFYEVLNANISSEQYMSLGLEEEDGEVGHGLNNSMDGCIGERKEQDEVHQKELEELHQLLDVYMENLMPSDFMQLPC